One Carassius gibelio isolate Cgi1373 ecotype wild population from Czech Republic chromosome A20, carGib1.2-hapl.c, whole genome shotgun sequence DNA segment encodes these proteins:
- the LOC127938968 gene encoding pre-mRNA-processing factor 17-like, whose protein sequence is MQFNLRTAFISEDPADERATTFKMAAVASSLVSYCSDSDSENESESGNGPQTVDPDAVSHLQPLKPGTLTALAALNPAPEVAVKEDVETGVHLDPALKEVTYNPSYETMFAPEFGPSNPFRSKQMSAPRNMLSGYAEPAHVNDFMFEQQRRTFSTFGYALDPSVDTSQVSSSSYIGAVEEAEKNKGLMAFETGVKKSEKRKKVKGGDASDIESFLGPWAKYQDERDVAKPSEDEKKELDEILAKRQKRGKNEEEAPAEEKTILHVKDAYDYQGRSYLHVPQDVGINLRSADVPDKCYLPKKQLHVWTGHTKGVSAIRLFPLSAHLLLSCSMDCKIKLWEVYNDRRCVRTFIGHSKAVRDVCFNNTGTQFLSAGYDRYLKLWDSETGQCISRFTNRKVPYCVKFNPDEDKQQLFVAGMSDKKIVQWDIRSGEVVQEYDRHLGAVNTITFVDENRRFVSTSDDKSLRVWEWDIPVDFKYIAEPSMHSMPAVTLSPNGKWLACQSMDNQILIFGAQNRFRLNKKKIFKGHMVAGYACQVDFSPDMSYVVSGDADGKLNIWDWKTTKLYHRIKAHDKVCISALWHPHETSKVITCGWDGQIKLWD, encoded by the exons ATGCAATTTAATTTACGAACAGCATTCATCTCTGAGGACCCCGCTGACGAAAGAGCCACAACATTCAAGATGGCGGCGGTCGCGAGTTCCCTCGTTTCTTACTGCAGCGACTCAGATTCGGAAAACGAGTCCGAATCCGGTAACGGACCACAGACGGTTGATCCAGACGCGGTATCCCATCTTCAGCCGTTAAAACCCGGCACTCTAACGGCGCTAGCCGCTCTGAATCCCGCGCCTGAAGTCGCCGTGAAG GAAGATGTTGAGACCGGGGTTCATCTGGATCCAGCGCTCAAAGAAGTCACTTACAACCCTTCGTATGAAACCATGTTTGCTCCAGAG TTTGGACCATCAAACCCATTCCGATCGAAGCAGATGTCCGCTCCGAGAAACATGCTGTCCGGTTACGCCGAACCTGCTCACGTCAACGACTTCATGTTTGAGCAGCAGAGGAGAACGTTCTCCACCTTCG GATACGCTCTGGACCCGTCTGTGGACACCAGTCAGGTCTCGTCCAGCAGCTACATCGGAGCCGTGGAGGAAGCAGAGAAGAACAAAG GGCTGATGGCGTTTGAGACGGGAGTGAAGAAGTCCGAGAAGAGGAAGAAGGTGAAAGGAGGAGACGCATCAGACATCGAGAGCTTCCTCGGACCCTGGGCCAAATACCAGGATGAGAGAGACGTGGCCAAACCCTCCGAG GATGAGAAGAAAGAGCTGGACGAGATCCTAGCCAAGAGACAGAAGCGAGGCAAGAATGAAGAAGAGGCTCCAGCGGAGGAGAAGACCATACTGcacg TCAAAGATGCGTACGATTACCAGGGCCGCTCTTACCTGCACGTTCCTCAGGACGTGGGCATCAACCTGCGCTCAGCAGACGTCCCGGACAAATGCTACCTTCCCAAGAAACAGCTGCACGTCTGGACCGGACACACCAAG GGGGTCAGCGCCATCCGTCTGTTCCCGCTGTCTGCTCATCTCCTGCTCTCCTGCTCCATGGACTGTAAGATCAAG CTGTGGGAGGTTTATAATGACAGAAGATGTGTGCGCACGTTCATCG GTCACAGTAAAGCCGTGCGTGACGTGTGCTTCAACAACACTGGCACACAGTTCCTGAGCGCCGGCTACGACAGATATCTGAAGCTCTGGGACTCGGAGACGG GTCAGTGCATCTCACGCTTCACCAACAGGAAGGTTCCCTACTGCGTCAAGTTCAACCCGGACGAGGACAAACAACAGCTGTTTGTAGCCGGGATGTCCGACAAGAAGATCGTCCAG tgggaCATCCGCTCCGGTGAGGTGGTTCAGGAGTACGACAGACACCTCGGTGCGGTCAACACCATCACTTTCGTGGACGAGAACCGGCGCTTCGTCAGCACCTCGGACGACAAGAGTCTGCGCGTCTGGGAGTG ggatATTCCTGTGGACTTCAAGTACATCGCTGAGCCCAGTATGCACTCGATGCCTGCGGTCACACTGTCGCCCAACG GGAAGTGGCTGGCGTGTCAGTCCATGGACAATCAGATCCTGATCTTCGGAGCGCAGAACAGATTCCGGCTCAACAAGAAGAAGATCTTCAAGGGTCACATGGTGGCGGGATACGCCTGTCAGGTGGACTTCTCTCCGGACATGAG TTACGTGGTTTCCGGCGACGCTGACGGGAAGCTGAATATCTGGGACTGGAAGACGACGAAGCTGTATCACCGGATCAAGGCTCATGATAAGGTGTGCATCAGTGCGCTCTGGCATCCTCACGAGACGTCCAAGGTGATCACCTGCGGCTGGGACGGACAGATCAAGCTCTGGGACTGA